The proteins below come from a single Bacteroidota bacterium genomic window:
- a CDS encoding gluconate 5-dehydrogenase — protein MVFDLFNLKGRIALVTGATHGLGMAMATGLAQAGATLVINSSSDQHLAEALSEYKKAGVEAKGYVFDVANEAEVIETVAKIEREIGVIDILVNNAGIIKRVPLEDMAVADFKKVVDIDLVGPFIMSKHVVKGMIAKKSGKIINVCSMMSELGRSDVGAYAAAKGGLKMLTRNMACEWAKYNIQVNGIGPGYFATEQTAPIRVEGHPFNEFVIKRTPAERWGLPEDLVGSVVYLASKASDYVNGHILYVDGGFLIAVGKHSGEQ, from the coding sequence ATGGTATTTGATTTATTTAATTTAAAAGGGAGAATTGCCTTGGTGACAGGTGCAACTCATGGCTTGGGTATGGCAATGGCTACGGGACTTGCACAAGCGGGTGCTACTTTGGTGATTAATTCTTCTTCTGATCAACATTTGGCCGAGGCTTTAAGTGAATATAAAAAGGCCGGGGTTGAAGCCAAGGGTTATGTTTTCGATGTTGCAAATGAGGCTGAAGTCATTGAGACTGTTGCAAAAATTGAAAGGGAAATTGGCGTTATTGATATTCTGGTTAATAATGCCGGTATCATTAAACGTGTTCCCCTGGAGGATATGGCGGTTGCTGATTTCAAAAAAGTAGTGGATATTGATTTGGTTGGGCCTTTCATCATGTCAAAACATGTTGTAAAAGGCATGATTGCAAAGAAATCCGGAAAGATCATCAACGTATGCTCTATGATGAGTGAACTGGGCAGAAGCGATGTGGGTGCTTATGCTGCTGCAAAAGGTGGTTTGAAGATGCTGACCAGGAATATGGCTTGCGAATGGGCTAAATATAATATCCAGGTAAATGGCATCGGTCCTGGTTATTTTGCTACCGAGCAAACTGCTCCGATTCGTGTTGAAGGACATCCTTTTAATGAATTCGTTATTAAACGTACTCCTGCTGAACGTTGGGGCCTTCCTGAAGATTTGGTGGGTTCGGTTGTTTACCTTGCTTCTAAGGCTTCCGATTATGTAAACGGCCATATTCTATATGTTGATGGCGGCTTTTTGATTGCTGTTGGAAAACACAGTGGCGAACAATAA
- the kduI gene encoding 5-dehydro-4-deoxy-D-glucuronate isomerase, with translation MALHYELRQASNPIDAKGYDTSRLRKDFLMQNLMVPGDINMVYTLFDRLIVGGCVPAGKEILLETIDPLKAKYFLERRELGIINVGGKGMVKADDKTYELDFKEALYIGKGNKEVVFSSKDAAHPAHFYFNSAPAHAVFPNKKVTVQDAVKVDLGSLETSNERRINKLLVNSVVETCQLQMGMTELKTGSVWNTMPAHTHSRRMEAYFYFEVPNDQVVCHFMGEPKETRHIWMKNEDAVISPNWSIHAAAATHNYTFIWGMAGENLDYDDKDECRNEDLM, from the coding sequence ATGGCTTTACATTATGAATTAAGACAGGCATCTAATCCTATAGATGCCAAAGGTTATGATACCTCAAGGTTGCGTAAGGATTTTTTAATGCAAAATCTGATGGTTCCCGGTGATATTAATATGGTTTATACTTTATTTGACCGTCTTATCGTTGGTGGCTGTGTTCCGGCCGGCAAAGAAATATTACTCGAAACCATTGACCCCTTAAAAGCTAAATATTTTCTTGAACGCAGGGAATTGGGAATTATCAATGTAGGTGGAAAAGGTATGGTTAAGGCTGATGATAAGACCTATGAACTTGATTTTAAAGAGGCTCTATACATCGGCAAAGGAAATAAGGAAGTTGTTTTTTCCAGCAAAGATGCTGCACATCCTGCTCATTTTTATTTTAATTCGGCCCCTGCACATGCTGTTTTCCCCAATAAGAAAGTTACTGTCCAGGATGCAGTTAAGGTTGATCTGGGCTCTTTGGAAACATCAAATGAACGCAGAATCAATAAGCTTTTGGTTAATTCTGTCGTAGAGACCTGTCAGTTACAAATGGGGATGACTGAATTAAAGACCGGAAGTGTATGGAATACTATGCCTGCCCATACCCATTCCCGCCGTATGGAAGCTTATTTTTATTTTGAAGTTCCCAATGACCAGGTTGTTTGCCATTTTATGGGTGAACCTAAAGAAACCCGCCATATTTGGATGAAAAACGAAGATGCAGTCATTTCTCCCAATTGGTCGATTCATGCTGCTGCCGCTACTCACAACTATACCTTTATTTGGGGTATGGCTGGCGAAAATCTGGATTATGACGATAAAGATGAATGCAGAAATGAAGATTTAATGTAG
- a CDS encoding aspartate aminotransferase, protein DMCLYLLNKGHIATVPGSAFGDDHCIRISYATSDENLAEAMKRMKASLEKLQ, encoded by the coding sequence GACATGTGCCTATATCTTCTAAATAAAGGGCATATTGCAACCGTTCCCGGTTCTGCCTTCGGTGACGATCACTGCATCCGCATTTCGTATGCCACTTCAGATGAAAATCTTGCAGAAGCTATGAAAAGAATGAAGGCTTCATTGGAAAAATTACAATAA